The window CGAGTTGAAAGTCTCTTCGTGAAACGAGATACTATGAtggagaaaagagaaaatgaaaaaagtttTACAACTTGGGATGCTATTGAAGAAATACCTGATTTGAGTGAAGAGGACCGCTACACAGCATTTGACTTGCTTGTTACAAAGTCACAAAAAGATGGATTTATGAAAATGATTGTTCCTCAACGTAAAAGATGGATAGAATTGAAGACTAGGAAATAGATGATATTTTAGTCATGTTTTTTGAActatgtttttatgtttgtttcaCCATATTTTTATGAGTACATTGTTTTGTtggttttatgttttaatactttattttgttgattaatgaatggttttttattagtattttttaaaggCTATCTTTTGTGTTTcccttttattcttatttcaattattgtttCATTGTTTTAAATGGCAGCATGAATTATGaagataaaattgaaattgcaaTTGAAGAAGACATAGATGAAGAACTTGAGGATGAAATCGAAACAGAGATGGAGATTGAACTTTCTGTTCATGCTAGGCAACTGATGGAAGCAGCTAAGGTAGTTATCACTCTATTGGGGAATATGATGACGCATCATCCGACTGCTGACAACGCTCTGATGCGACGACCAAAGACTAGGAAAGGATTCCGTTTTATTATGGACATGATGGATGGAGATCCGAGCCAATTTCGACAGTTGTATAGAATGTATCCTGACGTCTTCATCAAATTATGCCAGATCATTAGGGAGAAAGCTCATGTGGATGATACACGATACACAACTGTTGAAGAAATGTTGGCAACATTCCTCATCATTGTAGGGCACAACGATCGTTATTGTAACGTTCGTGAAAGGTTTGGTCGTTCGCATTTTGCTACTAGTCAgaatttcaacaaaatcttgAGAGCATTGAACACCATAGCACCGGACATGATGTTTAAGCCGACTGGCGCAATACCCGCTAAAATCCGGGAAAGTACAAGATTTTATCCTTACTTCAAGGTATAATATTTATGCTCTTGTATTATATTAAACATTTATGATTTCTGTATAACACATTCACCTATTATTTTAGGATTGTATCGGGGCTATAGACGGCACTCATATCCCGGCCACGATAATAGGAAAAGACGTGAGCTGTTATCGTAACCGTCATGGGGTGAATTCGCAAAATGTTTTGGCAGCTTGCAACTTTGATTTGCAGTTCATCTATGTGCTTAGTGGATGGGAAGGCTCAGCCCATGattccaaaattttaagtgATGCATATTCTAGACCCAATGGACTCCACGTGCCTCAAGGTAAATATTTTCTAGTAGATTGTGGATTTGCCAATCGTCGACAGTTTTTGGCTCCGTTACGTGGCGTTCGTTATCATCTCAAAGATTTCGGTGGTGACGGGCGTAATCCAAGAAATGCAGATGAGTTGTTCAATCTTCGACACGCATCATTGCGAAACGTGATTGAACGCATTTTTGGAATCTTCAAATCACgtttcacaattttcaaaacaGCTCATCCGTTCCCTTTTCAAACACAAGCAGAGTTAGTTTTGGCTTGTGCTGGATTGCATAACTTTCTCCGAAAGGAGTGTCGTTCTGATGAATTTCCAGTCGAagttgaagaaggaaatgttgcaGCAGATGTTGAAAACGATGCGGACATTTTGGATTATCTTTCTCAAAGCCAGCTGTCACAGAGGAATGAAGCTAATACATGGAGAGCAAGTATTGCTAATGCTATGTGGGAAAATAGACATATAACTGAAACCGATCAAGACACACAGGCGGAGACCGAAGATAATAGTTAGGGAGGTGTTTTGATGGATGTCGTTGAATTAAcgtttttttttcaatgttgGAATTTTTATGAATGTTGAcgttattttgtttttttttaaatggataTTGGTTGATTTTATGAAGcatgaattatataattatggGTATATAGTTGGAGATTTGATGAATTCCACGGAATTGAGCATGAATTAGGGGGTATTTGTTTGGGATTTGATTAAAATCGACAGAATTGGAGCATTCTGAATTAggggtccagcggccgctggaaggCAGAGCTCGCTGGgttcccagcgctcgctgggtttccagcgagTTCTGccttccagcggccgctggaccccTAATTCAGAATGCTCGAATTGGATGGATTTTAATCAAATCCCAAACAAATACCCCCTAATTCATGCTCAATTCGGTAGAATTCATATTTTTTGGGGTGCTTATGTTAAgaatttttgtatatttttttattttcagttcatCATACATTATATTCATGTAAAATTGTATGATCATACTATAATTCTTTGACATGATTAAAATGTAATGAAAACATGAAAATCATGAATCAAATGCAAACATAATTCATGAAAACAAACATTAATCATTgttcaaaagataaaattatccaaactCATAAAACAATGTCAACattaatataaaaactcaaaaacgtGGTCTCCAAGAATCCCACTGGCGCTGCAGCTCGGCAATCTGCTGGTCTTGTGCATCAAAGCGAGCATTCATATCATTCCTCATTGATGTCATCGATGAGTCAAAATGAGCTCGGAATGCTCCCATGGATGAATCAAAGTGTGCACGGAATGATGTGAGATCATTCTGAACCTGCTGATGGTAGTCTCTCGGGATTGAACCACCAGCTGCTCGCTCTCCATTCCCCTCGTCTTCTTCCTCTGCCTCTTCGGCTTCCTCTTCAGCTTCTTCTTCgttctcctcttcttcatcatcaccgGCGGTCCCAGATGGACCGGCACCAGGATCAATGCGGGGACGACGGCCTGCTGCAATCTCGGAGTGTATGTAGTTAACTACACAAGTCCTCTTCTCATGAGGAACCAGCGTGTATTGGTCAGAAATCAATTGAGCTGCTCTGAGCTCAGTATAATCAATGTACTCAGCATCCAGCTCATCCTGACCATGGATAGGCCCTTCTGTCGCATCAAGAACTCCATTCTTGTGTGCCAAACCAGTGATAATAGCAGCGAAAGAAGCATGGGCAGTAGGGCGCTTCTTCGCCCGAATCATAGCAGCCCAAATAAACTTTGAGATGCACACTTTTGTGCCATCTAAAGCACACTCCAGCAAAAATACCTCAACTGCATTAACCTTATTCGCCTGCTCCTTTCCAGACACGTTATATGCAAGAAATTTATGAACAATAGCCAATGCCGGATCCTTAATGTACCCACTAGGCATACCCGAACTAGCCCAATTATCACAGTCAGTCAATCGATTCCACGCTTGATTAACATTCCATCCCTGAGTTTTATCAGATAATCCACCAATACTGAAACCAAAAACAGCTTTCATTCTAGCCAAACTAATGCGATACTCTCGCTCATACATCCTAGCTTTAATCCATTTCATATCACCAGCCATTTCCACAGTAGTCATGAACTCATAACATAAAGGATCATACCCAGAAAAAGCAATATTTTTAGCATATTCTTTCATCCCTAGATTTTGCAAATACAACTCAACTCGTCCATCAAGATTCAAATCAGTAATTAACTCCCAATCCAAGTAATGCGGAGGAGTAATATAGTTCTCGTtaaatttcttaaatatttctCCCTCTAATTCGCTTTGCAATTCAAATGGACATTCATACCTTTGGCTCAAAGTAAGCTCCCCTCTACCGACGTTTACGTTCTTCGTCCGGACCATTATATCGTTGAAGGTGATTTTAGAGGGTAGTGGTATGGAAAAATTGTAGTTGAAGGTGATTTTTTGGAGGGGGTGTTCTGGAGCGGCGCTGGAGAGGAGAGAATGAAATTAGGGcaccagcgctcgctggaacccaTTTATATAGTAGTAATTTcgtcccagcgctcgctgggtttccagcggtgctgggtttcagcgggcgttggcatcatCGATTTCAATTCTAGAATTATCCCCcaaattcttcgaaaatcaatgaaaatcggagtgaaatccaaccacgaattctttgaaagtcgtctggaatctatgtgaattccatgaaatttaaaatccatggactttttaaagtatgtggaaatccacaactaatacaccccccttagatTTGAGATTCTCCTAGTGAATGCGCCGCGACTTCTCAGAGACAGAGTCTCAGACCTCCGACTCCCCCCTAACCTCTGACCTTCCGCCGTCCGGCCGCCGTCCACTCGTCTCCCTTCCGGCGCGAGTCGCGACAGCCCAGCCGGGTTCCAGCATTCCAGCCTTCGCGCCAGCCCCTTCCGGCGCGGGTTCCAGCCTTCCAGACCGGCCTTCGCGACAGCCCAGCCGCCAGCCGGGTCCCCCTCACTCTTCGATTTGATTTTTCGTAAGTTTCAGTTTGATActttgatttgattttcaaGTTTGGGACTTTTAATGGCTGAAAATTTAGGTTTCCAGTTTGCTTGTAATGTAGATCTGAAAATCTGAATTGGGATCGACTTGTGGCTGTTAAATTGTTAATGCAAATCTTCGAATTTAGGTTTCCAGTTTAGCTTCAAATTTAGCTCTGAAAATCTGCATTGTCAAATGTTAAGCttttaaaatctgaaaaaaaaaattgtatcgGTTCgataaaccgaaccgaaactgACGGTTTTATTGGTTGGATTTGGCacccccaattggtgcggtGCGGTCCCAATTTTAACCATCGGCTTATTGTACCAGCTGAAATAATGAGCTTATGCTGGTGAAATTATTAGAAATTGTTTCTTATGTTTATTTTGTACTTTCTCTTAAGTCACACTCAAGATTTTATGGTGTTTCTCTAGCGAATTAATCTGATTTCTGTTGGAGCATATATACTTCATCCTTATAGAAAGTGTGGCTATCAAATGTATAAGTTGTTGAGAACCTTTTTTGCCCTCTGAAATGATTTTGAGCAGTGCTTGGTTTTATAGTTCGTATCATTTTGTCCTTATATATAGTTACAGAACTAATACTGATCTTGAATATCTAGTACATTGACCATGACAGTTAGGGGCCTACTTTAACATAAAAATTAAGCAGGGACAAGTAAGTGGACTCAAGAATGCCACCTTTCTATTGGAGCGAGCAAGTGGCAAAACATTGCATCCCAAATCTTCATCTTGATATGTCTTAACATCATCAGTTAAAGTTGGATGGTACACCAAATCTACAACTAGATATGTCTTAACATCATTAAAGCTTGATGATCGCCACCTTATATACATCTCAGCTGCTCTATTAATTCTTGCTTTGAttggtgatatatatatatatatatatatatatatatatatatgctccTACAATTGATAGGATGGTTTGTTTGTCCAATTAACTAATCCATGAAAACATGAGATATTCTCTTGGTATTTAGAGTTGCTGGACCCACTAATAGAAGATGATGAATGTGTATTGATTAACACCAATGGTCTGTTTCTAGCTAGCTAGAATTTGATGTATACGAAATTTGTTCAATGTGTATTCTGAGGAACATATGCAAATTAATGTTATTCCTATTGATTCAACTCCCTTGGTTTGGAATTTGCAAATTTTGAAACTATATTTGGTGGAAATTAAACTGACATATATAATCTACAATATAGCAACAGCCTGCCTAGTTGAGACAACATAGATATATGTGTGAGACAATCAcacaaactatatatatttgtccCAGAATATTGAACAAATTAATGTTCCCGGAGAGGAAGCTGATGAGACATCAGAGATGTAAATTAATGGCAGTGCTTGGTTTTATAGGTGGAAATCTGGAATTTATgactaataaataaaaaagaaaacataactaGATACCCCCAATTCAGCCGCACACACGCACCCATTTCTTCACTCTGTATCTCGCCGCCCGTactctccctctcactctcgcCGCCGCTGCAGATCTGCCGCCTCTCGCATCCTCCCGCCCTCTCCCTATTCTTAATCTTGGTAGGCTAAGTCCTCTCGGCGGAAGCGGCATTCGTCTCTAAGGTAAGCCGACTCCAAAAATAAGAAAGTGAAGATCCTTATCATTCTTCTTCGACCTGTTCCCATGAACTCATTTCTCTGTTTTAATTGTTAGTCTGCATTAGGCCTAACAACTCAGGTATCACAAGAATTTTGACAATTTaacaaaataagaataaaagtgTACCTTCAAATGAAATGCGACCAACAGTATTATGAGGAGAGAACTATTTATCTTTTCAACTGTTGATGTTGAGTGTTTTAGCCCAAGTCTTCATCTGTGGATGCAGATCGGTTAATGTTCATTACAATTTAGAACCTGCAATAGCAAATTTCTTAGTGACCGTTATATACCAGTAATTTCATAATTTCAGTAAACTGAAGATTTCAGTACGGTATACGGTATAGCGATTTTGATTCGGTATACTGTACTAACCCGCTCCTACACACAACAGATTCTAAATCTACGTTCCTTTTTCACCTCATTTTGCAGACTCCGAATATATTTTCAGAAGCGATGAATTGGGTTCAACGCAAGATTTATCTTTACAACGTTACCTTTGGCCTCTACATGCTCGATTGGTGGGAACGCTATCTTTTCAGTATCCTTTTCTCTTTCTAATATAAACCCTTTTGTGTGTCTTCATTCTTTTTTCATTTGATTTGATTTCTTTTGTTCTGAATAGATAGATGAAGATTTGGGTTTCTATAAGGGTTCTCTTAATTTGTTGTTGGTTTGATCTTTGTGGGCCTTAAATATCGGAAAGATATACTTGTTGTTGTGTTGATGTGGTTCATCTTCTACAACACTTCGAGATACGTGGCTGATTCCTGCAAAAGGTGAGCTTTAAAATCTTGTTTATCCATAGTTTAGATCatttatcttttcttttctttgaattCTCGTTACGTTTTGTTTATTAtgatttgttcttttttttaattgaaaatgctGAGTGATATTTTGTAAGTTTCTAATTCTACTAATCATCAAGGTCCTTATGTGGTTGAGAAGCTAAAACTACATAATTATTAGGGAAGGAAGAATGCTATAATATGCAGATGCTACTCTTTGTAGTGGCTACAAGTATTAGCTTGTGTTACTACTATACTCGAGAAGCTAGTTAGATAATCTTTTTTCTGCTTATTTCTATTGACCATGTTAAAATTGAGGAGAAACACATCGAAAACAACCAACTATATGAATATGTTTGGGATACATTTTAAATTTGACTAGGGGTTTGAATTCTTACTTCCTTGGAGAAGTGCTTAGAACCAAGTCTGAGAGCAATGCTATGAAATGGTTATCCCTTCTTTTCCTGTCTAGCATCAATATTGTTGGTTTCAAGATATGGTGGAAATCTTGCCTTTTAGTCAGTGACATTGCTTCTTTATAGTCTAAAGAAGCAAACCATGGTTGCAATAATATTTGGTTAAATGCATTTACAAGTGTCATGGCTCTTTAGTTCCCTGTTTCGAGTGAAAGTGTTTGTTTGACCGAAGATATGATTCATATAGCGGGATGAAGGCTTAGTTTGTTGTTGAACGAGTACACACCATTTCCTTCTAACTAATCAGGTGGGTAGGTCGAATAAAGATACTGCCTATTTTGTAGGTCTTTGTTCCACATCACTAGATTcttgtttttcaattttttttttaatttttttttatttaaattctttaGACTTTAGAACATACAGAGGGGCTGCGTGACTCCTTAAACTAGATAAATTGTAACTTGACTAGTTTCTATTTAGGCACTACGAATTCCCCTTGAATGACCAACTTGCATTTTGACATAGGAAACTCAATATTTTCATTCTAACTGCATTTCTTGTTCTGACAGTTTGTTAGTTTATTTTCATTCTAACTTGACTAGTTTATTTCTCCGTCTTTTCCttcctttaatttattttatttcttttttgtttagGTATCTGCATTGACGTATGGCTTCTGTCATCGGATACTAGTGTGCATTATGATAAGGATTAATGGCTATGGAATTATAAAGTCAATATCATGTTTTAGCAGCAGATCACTGAATTATGCTCAACCAGTTCTAATTTATGTACTTTCTCTTTTTCAATCCTGAAATGATTAGTATGTGCTAAGGTCTTCTTGATCCCTACTCAAGGAATTACTCAAAGAAATTACGTGCTCACAATGTTGTAAAAGGTCAGAATCATTGGTTCTGCTTGACCATTTTAGTTTCAGTCTTTGCCTTCCAATTGCTTCAGTTTGATTGAAATTTAAAGCTACAAGTTTTTTTCAGGCACTGAATCTGAGTTTAAAAGATTGCAGATTTTATCAATATCTCATGCTTCATTATAGCAAATAATTCTTAGGCTGTTAGCATTGCAGCCAAAGAATTTGTTTAAATTATAACAAATCTATTATACTTGTTTGACTAATTTTGTTTTATGATAGATTTGAAGTGTACTTTAGCTTCTATTAGAATAATTTTTCTAGTGATTTTGTATCATTTCTATCATGACGATCCCATTATTTCCTTACCTACAGTTCACACTAATGATTTTgattctatttttaatttttttgtattctcAGAATTCCGTTTAGATTGTTTTTTAGCCTCATGATGGTATTATTTTTTCTCACTATGACGTCCCCAAAAAACAATGAAATAGAAAGAGAATCTTTTATTGAAATTATCTTGAGGTTGAGTTCTTCACAACATTGTACTTGAAGTTCCATCTCATAtaatataaattgttttaattgGCAATTTTGTTCTTGTATACTATCCAAGTGCTATCAAACTTGCAAATATGTACAATCAATACCTTGGAAGTGCGTCGTTAAGAAAATGTTGCTGATATAGGGTGAGTGTTGAAAAGTAAAGTTGTGTTTTGGAATTCCAACTTTCTACTgtaatcttttattttaagcatCAACTTTTCAATATCTTTGTTTGAATTTATCTCAAGAAATGTCAGAAGATGAACCTAGTGCTCTTAGTTTGTCTACATCATTAACTTTGATTTTACTAGTATATTTAGATTTCCTTGGTATTAATTAGAAGTTCAAGATGTGTCTTTTgtgtagtatatatatatgagtcaCTTGTGTATCATACATACAAGTATTAGTTTTCCAGTTAGTTGCTCATCTACATTTTGAAGAATCCCTTATTTCTGTGATTGTTTTCTTCCACCGTTTGATTGCTAATCTTGGGCCAATAGATAGAGATAATAATGTTGTTATTATATTCTACAATGGATTCCTTATGAGAGCTTAAGGataatactattattttaaacctgagaaagaaaaagaaaagactGAACTTGAATAATGTATAGGTAGTccagaagaaaaaaagaattgaaTGTTAGTTACTAAAGATTACCACTAGCCTTAACTTGAAATTTAATGTATCCGATTTAgatatttgaattaaaattggGGTTGAGGTGTGTAGAAATGATATCATAATAAGTGCGTCATCATGCCAAACGACGTTAAATAAAGTGGGAAGCGGTAAAATTGTGGTGAGTTGAAAGTTTGGTGAGAGATAGAACACCATGAGATGAGACCACAGGGCAGTAGTGGGGAATATTCTGCAATAAGCCACAGCCTAATGGAGGTGGATGCTCCGTCACTCgtgattttctttttattaaatgacgattttatataataaaagaaaagaaaaaacctaaaaaaaacccttgaaagcacagaaagagcagactaagggccgagcctcattaaaaccttttcacggaaaaccaagtgggaaaaaccgtgaaaaggaaaaagattactcgtctaaacacaagacgaaagtagggaagagcggaaggaGATACAACTCCGAGATTCAGAATATCAACGAAAAAATCAACTGAATCCCCTAAAGAAAACGTCCCCGATAAACAGAGACAAAAACCAACGGAGTCCGACCAGTAGCGTCCTCTAGCCGAGCGTACACAAACCCGGAAGCACTCTACCGACACTCCATCCCTCACCAAACCAGGGCAGCACAAGCTCAACTTCATCCATCGCCTCAAAACCCACGCCTCCATCAGCGCAAGAACCAACGTTTctgacgcagatggctatgcgaagccatgtcaagtCGAACCGTAGCCCTAATCTCatcaatctcgtgcggccaccacccttccgaacgttgttggttagccattatatctgccgccttgtttccttctctaaagatgtgagaaacctgcagcgagaaagcatctaacatctttaaaatcctattccatgccgccttaaaacgccaaggcacattcaaagaacgagaattaagaatggatatcacgtaggtggaatcggcttcaatccaaagcttgtgccaaccacgattgtgagcaatttgaatcgccgagataacagccaggagttccgcttcaaaggcaaaacccgagccacctttgaagtgaaaacaaccacgcaccacattccagttatctctaaacaccccacctgcagcaataATGCCCGGAGCTCCCGTCGCCGAgccatcagtattcactttgatccacggcgTCGTGATTTTCTTTTTAAGGGTTGTTTACTCTaatggaaaagaagagaaaaatatatattttcattcatttttcactatttttacatgtttattatgatggaaaattttctccatacaTGGTGGAATATTTTCTCCGATaactccttttcactcattttctttcCAATGTAGGGTTGGGGATCTTGGgctgtgaaaatatttttcaatatttttttatccatcTTTTTTCAATGTAGGGTTGGGGATATtggggtgtgaaaatattttccaacatttttttatccatattttttcaatgaaaattttaccaccaaagtaaacgcaccccaAAAGAGAAAGTAATGAGGCAATTTGGGGAATAAGCACCGGCTAACTCTCAAGTAAGAAGGTGTTCGGCTGAACCTATAAActcttcaaagtgtttggcaaagtAACTTTAtagacaacttataagctctaaaaataagctccaaaaGCTTAATAAATTTTCCAAAAAATAAGTccatctaccccaacttatattttcataatcttatatactccctccgtccaccaaaaatatgtcactttactttcggcacgagttttaataaggggttattgccataaaatacatcaagtttgctaattttctgatttatatcatcacctttttttttgccagaaaatacatgaatttataatttatttgtaattttcCCACAGCGAATATTTCCGGCGAAATCGAAACTTATGTGTCATTTATGTAGCTTATGTGGCACTGACGTGGCActtaatttatttgagaatgatgatgtgttgccactcacccccccacccccccgaCCGTCCTCTTCCTCTCCCCCACCCAAACCCCTCcgccacccacccccaccccacccccacccccacccccagaCCGTCCCCTTCCCCCCCTCCCCTGACCGTCCTCTTCCTCTCCCCCACCCAAACCCCTCCGccgcccacccccacccccagaCGGTCCtcttccccccctcccccccgaCCGTCTCCCTCCACCACTCCCGTTGTCGCCGCTTCTCTTGCTCAGCGGGCGGAGCCCTTCCCTTCCCCCAACCCCGCCGCCACTACTTCCCTTCTCGTTCTCTGTCGCCTTCACCCAAAGTCTTCCAATTTGCAGATCTATAATTGAGCATGGTGAAATTGGTGGTTTTTGGTCGAGGAGAGAAACTGGAGGGCGGCGGAGGTCGAGCTCTGTTGGtggaggagggcggcggagAGGGGGCTCTCCGGGCCGAACATCGGGTGCGTGCAGAGGATATCGAAATGGTGGCGAGGGAGAAGAGGAGAGCGACGGGTTGAATTGAAGAGAAGGAAGCCATAGCTGCTGATTTCGGTGGACTTTGGTGGTCGTGGCGATTTTGAGCTGTGCGTGTGTCTGtgtctctgtgtgtgtgtgagatagGGGATGAGagaacggcggcggcgacgcTGCCGTCGCcggagagaaggaagaagggggagggctgtgcatgtgtgtgtgcgtgtgttagagagagagagagagagagagaaaagtgtgTGAAATTGTACCTATCCAATAAACATACGTCTCGGCCACACACAAATAGAGTAAGCAACAATACTCAAAGAAAATCAAGCGGAAAGTAAAGACCACAAGACACCAACAATGATTACCCAGCTCGGTGATAACACACCTACGTTTGGGGCGCCACGCCCAGTTCAAACAGTTCACTAGTGATgataagaaatacaaaggacttacacgcgaaGACTCGATCTTCCTAGCCTCTATTTCTTCCCAAACCGTCACCTACGTGAACAACGAAGAGCAAGATAGAACGTACTCTTAACGCGTGATTGCTACTCAATCCACGCTCAACACCAACGAATTAAAACACTCCAACAGGCTGGAGTAAGATTGAAGAACAGGAACCAACTCACGCTTACAAAGAGATAAAGCGAAAAACAATAGCACACCCTCATAAACTGTATGCTCTCATGTATGCACGAAAATACTCTCTCAAATAATCAGAGTAACAAAAACGCAGCCACCGCAGCAAGTTCTCTTCGATCTCAATAAATACGTAAACCC is drawn from Salvia miltiorrhiza cultivar Shanhuang (shh) unplaced genomic scaffold, IMPLAD_Smil_shh original_scaffold_190, whole genome shotgun sequence and contains these coding sequences:
- the LOC131003307 gene encoding uncharacterized protein LOC131003307, yielding MNWVQRKIYLYNVTFGLYMLDWWERYLFNILVVVLMWFIFYNTSRYVADSCKRYLH
- the LOC131003306 gene encoding uncharacterized protein LOC131003306, which encodes MNYEDKIEIAIEEDIDEELEDEIETEMEIELSVHARQLMEAAKVVITLLGNMMTHHPTADNALMRRPKTRKGFRFIMDMMDGDPSQFRQLYRMYPDVFIKLCQIIREKAHVDDTRYTTVEEMLATFLIIVGHNDRYCNVRERFGRSHFATSQNFNKILRALNTIAPDMMFKPTGAIPAKIRESTRFYPYFKDCIGAIDGTHIPATIIGKDVSCYRNRHGVNSQNVLAACNFDLQFIYVLSGWEGSAHDSKILSDAYSRPNGLHVPQGKYFLVDCGFANRRQFLAPLRGVRYHLKDFGGDGRNPRNADELFNLRHASLRNVIERIFGIFKSRFTIFKTAHPFPFQTQAELVLACAGLHNFLRKECRSDEFPVEVEEGNVAADVENDADILDYLSQSQLSQRNEANTWRASIANAMWENRHITETDQDTQAETEDNS